In one window of Rathayibacter caricis DSM 15933 DNA:
- a CDS encoding class II fructose-bisphosphate aldolase, whose translation MDDLIRERQAAGGAVGALTCYDFSTALAVVDAAEELGRGVILLVTPKTAADRHGPRFLTALRALADGSAVPVSVQLDHATDLALILRSVEAGADAVLADGSALPFEENAAFTAEAVRRSGVVVEAELGALAGDEDRALASLPSGRTDAALVAPFLSAAGAHVLATSVGNVHGTYAAEPELDWPLIDAIHAASGVPLSLHGASGIPEADLRRAVGAGLGKININTELRAAVLDAAAQQLPDSRAAGDDVLSLERTWRSAASAFAREAMLRLDSAA comes from the coding sequence ATGGACGACCTGATCCGCGAGCGGCAGGCGGCGGGTGGGGCGGTCGGCGCCCTCACCTGCTACGACTTCTCGACAGCTCTCGCGGTCGTGGACGCGGCGGAGGAGCTGGGCCGCGGGGTGATCCTGCTGGTCACGCCGAAGACCGCGGCCGACCGGCACGGACCGCGGTTCCTCACCGCGCTGCGCGCCCTGGCGGACGGTTCCGCGGTGCCCGTCTCGGTGCAGCTCGATCACGCGACCGACCTCGCCCTGATCCTCCGCTCCGTCGAGGCCGGTGCGGACGCAGTGCTGGCCGACGGCAGCGCTCTGCCGTTCGAGGAGAACGCGGCGTTCACGGCTGAGGCGGTGCGCCGCTCCGGAGTGGTCGTCGAGGCCGAGCTGGGCGCTCTCGCGGGCGACGAGGACCGCGCGCTCGCCTCGCTGCCGTCGGGCCGCACCGACGCGGCCCTGGTCGCCCCGTTCCTCTCCGCGGCGGGTGCGCACGTGCTGGCGACGTCGGTCGGGAACGTGCACGGGACCTACGCCGCGGAGCCCGAGCTCGACTGGCCGCTGATCGACGCGATCCACGCGGCGAGCGGGGTGCCGCTGAGCCTGCACGGCGCGTCCGGGATCCCCGAGGCCGACCTGCGCCGCGCGGTCGGCGCGGGGCTGGGCAAGATCAACATCAACACCGAGCTGCGGGCCGCAGTGCTCGACGCCGCCGCCCAGCAGCTCCCTGACTCGCGCGCGGCGGGCGACGACGTGCTGTCGCTGGAGCGCACGTGGCGCTCGGCGGCGTCGGCCTTCGCCCGCGAGGCGATGCTGCGGCTGGACAGCGCGGCCTGA
- a CDS encoding MFS transporter — MRPRPDRSPSALRTSQSSWLLVAAAMSALGWGGNQFIPLMVMYRQVAGFEQTEVTLLLAVYVIGIVPGFALAGAWSDRFGRRRIMLAGVALGAIASVVFALAGTNLAGLCVARLLAGVSVAVAAVVGSSWVKELSAAAGTGARRSGISLSIGFGGGAAISGVLAQWAPDPTALPYLVHAGVTTLTLLAVLRAPETRTSSPHRRSLLGDLRVPAVYRSRFRGTVAPIAPFVFGSCGLSFAVGPSLVTGGLGTLGIAFATLVMLITLGVGTSVQLLSARIDHALRGRNGPVGTICFAAGALVLAPAALTGSPWLVLLAAPFLGAGYGICLLSGLKAVQTMAAPDDLARLTATFYTLTYLGFFFPLIIAALVPVTGHVPLLVALAIAALLGGSLADHSARRLDAGLTGGHSAVGHRRSRR; from the coding sequence ATGCGGCCCCGCCCCGACCGATCCCCGTCCGCACTTCGCACGTCGCAGTCGTCGTGGCTGCTCGTGGCCGCCGCGATGTCGGCCCTGGGCTGGGGCGGCAACCAGTTCATCCCCCTGATGGTGATGTACCGGCAGGTGGCCGGCTTCGAGCAGACCGAGGTCACGCTGCTGCTCGCCGTGTACGTGATCGGCATCGTGCCGGGCTTCGCGCTCGCCGGGGCGTGGTCCGACCGCTTCGGCCGGCGGAGGATCATGCTGGCCGGAGTAGCGCTCGGCGCGATCGCGAGCGTCGTGTTCGCACTAGCGGGGACGAACCTCGCGGGGCTCTGCGTCGCCCGTCTGCTCGCCGGGGTCAGCGTCGCCGTCGCTGCCGTCGTCGGCAGCAGCTGGGTGAAGGAGCTGTCGGCGGCGGCGGGCACCGGAGCGCGCCGCAGCGGGATCTCGCTCTCGATCGGTTTCGGCGGCGGGGCCGCGATCAGCGGGGTGCTCGCCCAGTGGGCGCCGGATCCGACCGCGCTGCCCTACCTCGTGCACGCCGGAGTGACGACCCTCACCCTGCTCGCGGTGCTCCGCGCGCCCGAGACGCGCACGTCGAGCCCGCACCGGCGCTCGCTCCTGGGCGACCTGCGCGTCCCGGCGGTCTACCGCAGCCGGTTCCGCGGCACGGTCGCTCCGATCGCGCCGTTCGTCTTCGGCAGCTGCGGCCTCTCGTTCGCCGTCGGCCCGAGCCTCGTGACCGGCGGACTCGGCACGCTCGGGATCGCGTTCGCGACCCTCGTCATGCTGATCACCCTCGGAGTCGGGACCTCGGTGCAGCTGCTCTCGGCGCGCATCGACCACGCTCTGCGGGGGCGCAACGGCCCGGTCGGCACGATCTGCTTCGCGGCCGGGGCGCTCGTGCTCGCGCCGGCCGCCCTCACGGGCTCGCCGTGGCTCGTGCTCCTCGCCGCTCCGTTCCTCGGCGCCGGCTACGGCATCTGCCTGCTCTCGGGACTCAAGGCCGTGCAGACGATGGCGGCACCCGACGATCTCGCGAGGCTCACGGCGACCTTCTACACGCTCACCTACCTGGGCTTCTTCTTCCCGCTGATCATCGCGGCGCTGGTCCCGGTGACCGGGCACGTCCCCCTCCTGGTCGCCCTCGCGATCGCCGCGCTGCTCGGCGGGTCGCTCGCCGATCACTCCGCGCGTCGACTCGACGCCGGCCTGACCGGAGGTCACTCCGCCGTCGGCCACCGCCGGTCGAGGCGGTAG
- a CDS encoding SDR family NAD(P)-dependent oxidoreductase produces MSTRQIWMITGAARGLGRALALAAVSQGHVVVATVRGEHTLPPHERLHVRRLDVRDRAAARAAVESVVAELGRLDVLVNNAGYGLIGTVEEVGESEARDILDTDLLGPLWLSQAAVPVMRSQGGGHILQISTVGAVGTLPTLGLYNAAKWGLEGWTEAMAAEVAPFGIRTTIVQPGAIDTAWATGGMRFAAPSSEYDDLRTRLFGTAEVPWPSGGTGGGSPPEAIAAAVLAHVADRDDHRLRLLVGDDAPEQVRAALDARIEDYRLDRRWPTAE; encoded by the coding sequence ATGAGCACTCGACAGATCTGGATGATCACCGGGGCCGCCCGAGGTCTCGGCCGTGCCCTCGCGCTCGCGGCGGTGTCCCAGGGGCACGTCGTCGTCGCGACCGTCCGCGGCGAGCACACCCTCCCTCCGCACGAGCGGCTGCACGTCCGACGTCTCGACGTGCGCGACCGTGCGGCAGCGAGAGCCGCGGTCGAGTCGGTGGTCGCCGAGCTCGGTCGACTCGACGTGCTGGTGAACAACGCCGGCTACGGCCTGATCGGAACGGTCGAAGAAGTCGGGGAGAGCGAGGCGCGGGACATCCTCGACACGGATCTCCTCGGGCCGCTCTGGCTGTCGCAGGCGGCCGTGCCCGTGATGCGGAGCCAGGGGGGAGGGCACATCCTGCAGATCTCGACGGTCGGCGCCGTCGGCACCCTGCCGACCCTCGGCCTCTACAACGCCGCCAAGTGGGGCCTCGAGGGGTGGACCGAGGCGATGGCGGCCGAGGTCGCTCCGTTCGGCATCCGCACCACGATCGTGCAGCCCGGGGCGATCGACACCGCCTGGGCCACCGGTGGCATGCGCTTCGCGGCTCCCTCCTCCGAGTACGACGACCTCAGGACCCGTCTCTTCGGCACCGCCGAGGTGCCGTGGCCCTCCGGCGGGACCGGTGGTGGAAGCCCACCCGAGGCGATCGCCGCCGCCGTCCTCGCGCACGTCGCCGACCGCGACGACCACCGCCTCCGCCTGCTCGTCGGAGACGACGCCCCGGAGCAGGTCCGTGCGGCTCTCGACGCGCGGATCGAGGACTACCGCCTCGACCGGCGGTGGCCGACGGCGGAGTGA
- a CDS encoding TetR/AcrR family transcriptional regulator: MASKRTRARVHEAVLDLVGDRGVARLTMEGVAVHAGVGKQTLYRSWPSTAAILFDALLARSETTEGAVAVPDSGELREDLLLLLEGTVHELTSPATEPLLRAVTAAIQTDLDLAGEYRERLLDPQMAAIARRFEQAGAEDPAAAAELLVGPVLHRWLLRSGALDRGWQEQHVDRTLLGARMTSPATRPLDVP, encoded by the coding sequence ATGGCCAGCAAGCGGACGCGCGCACGCGTGCACGAGGCGGTGCTCGACCTGGTGGGCGACCGGGGAGTCGCGAGGCTGACGATGGAGGGCGTCGCGGTCCACGCAGGAGTCGGCAAGCAGACGCTCTACCGCTCCTGGCCGTCGACGGCGGCGATCCTCTTCGACGCCCTTCTCGCCCGGAGCGAGACCACCGAGGGCGCCGTCGCCGTCCCGGACAGCGGAGAGCTGAGGGAGGACCTGCTCCTGCTGCTGGAGGGGACGGTCCACGAGCTGACCTCGCCCGCGACCGAACCGCTGCTGCGCGCGGTCACCGCCGCGATCCAGACCGACCTCGATCTCGCCGGCGAGTACCGCGAGCGACTGCTCGACCCTCAGATGGCCGCGATCGCCCGGCGCTTCGAGCAGGCCGGAGCCGAGGATCCGGCCGCGGCGGCGGAGCTCCTGGTCGGCCCCGTCCTGCACCGCTGGCTCCTCCGCAGCGGCGCTCTCGACCGCGGCTGGCAGGAGCAGCACGTCGACCGCACGCTGCTCGGCGCGCGGATGACGAGCCCGGCGACGCGACCCCTCGACGTTCCCTGA
- a CDS encoding aldo/keto reductase translates to MSTDATTVPTITLNNGVEIPQLGFGVFQIDPAETKDATLAALEVGYRHIDTAEMYGNEAGVGEAVRASGLDRSEVFVTSKLNNGFHAREDALAAIDVTLGELQFDYVDLFLIHWPLPNVGDYLETWKAMEEIYRSGKAKAIGVSNFQTNHLNRLRAEATIVPAVNQIEVHPYLVQDELRAYGVEHGIATEAWSPIAQGLVLEDDTITRIARNVDRSPAQVVLRWHIQRGDIVFPKSVTRARVEENFALFDFELDDESMTDITALDRGHRTGPDPDTFNYIPS, encoded by the coding sequence ATGAGCACGGACGCCACCACGGTCCCCACGATCACCCTCAACAACGGAGTGGAGATCCCCCAGCTGGGCTTCGGCGTGTTCCAGATCGATCCCGCCGAGACGAAGGACGCGACGCTCGCCGCCCTCGAGGTCGGCTACCGCCACATCGACACGGCCGAGATGTACGGCAACGAGGCGGGCGTCGGCGAGGCCGTGCGCGCCTCCGGCCTCGACCGCTCCGAGGTCTTCGTCACCTCGAAGCTCAACAACGGCTTCCACGCCCGCGAGGACGCCCTCGCCGCGATCGACGTGACCCTCGGCGAGCTGCAGTTCGACTACGTCGACCTCTTCCTGATCCACTGGCCGCTGCCGAACGTGGGCGACTACCTCGAGACCTGGAAGGCGATGGAGGAGATCTACCGCAGCGGCAAGGCGAAGGCGATCGGCGTCTCCAACTTCCAGACCAACCACCTCAACCGCCTGCGCGCCGAGGCCACGATCGTGCCGGCTGTGAACCAGATCGAGGTGCACCCCTACCTCGTGCAGGACGAGCTGCGCGCGTACGGCGTCGAGCACGGCATCGCCACCGAGGCGTGGTCGCCCATCGCCCAGGGCCTGGTGCTCGAGGACGACACGATCACCCGCATCGCGCGCAACGTCGACCGCTCCCCCGCGCAGGTCGTGCTCCGCTGGCACATCCAGCGCGGCGACATCGTGTTCCCGAAGTCGGTCACCCGCGCCCGTGTCGAGGAGAACTTCGCGCTCTTCGACTTCGAGCTCGACGACGAGTCGATGACCGACATCACGGCACTGGACCGCGGCCACCGCACCGGCCCGGACCCCGACACCTTCAACTACATCCCCAGCTGA
- a CDS encoding NAD-dependent epimerase/dehydratase family protein, with translation MRIAVTGGSGKLGRSVVARLRASGHDVYNLDRAGERGPGFVRIDVADYGQVVDAIQAVGDQYEGIDAVVHLAAIPAPGIVPDIATFQNNMLSTFNVFHAAIRSGIRNVVYASSETVLGLPFDVPPPYIPVDEKYPARPESVYSLTKHLEEQLAIELCRWHPDLKIIGLRFSNVMDEADYAEFPSFDSNALQRKWNLWGYIDGRDGAQAVEKALAHDATGFDRFIIAAADTVMSRPNDELIAEVFPGVEVRGEVGANETLLSIDHAREVLGYAPEHSWRDSQRG, from the coding sequence ATGAGAATCGCAGTCACCGGTGGATCCGGCAAACTCGGCCGCAGCGTCGTCGCCCGCCTCCGCGCATCCGGCCACGACGTCTACAACCTCGACCGGGCGGGGGAGCGGGGCCCGGGCTTCGTGCGCATCGACGTCGCCGACTACGGCCAGGTCGTCGACGCCATCCAGGCCGTGGGCGACCAGTACGAGGGCATCGACGCGGTCGTGCACCTCGCCGCGATCCCCGCGCCGGGCATCGTGCCCGACATCGCCACCTTCCAGAACAACATGCTGTCCACGTTCAACGTGTTCCACGCGGCGATCCGCTCGGGCATCCGCAACGTCGTCTACGCCTCCAGCGAGACGGTGCTCGGCCTGCCCTTCGACGTGCCGCCGCCCTACATCCCGGTCGACGAGAAGTACCCCGCCCGTCCGGAGTCGGTCTACTCGCTCACCAAGCACCTCGAGGAGCAGCTCGCGATCGAGCTGTGCCGCTGGCACCCGGACCTGAAGATCATCGGCCTGCGCTTCTCGAACGTGATGGACGAGGCGGACTACGCCGAGTTCCCGTCGTTCGACTCCAACGCCCTGCAGCGCAAGTGGAACCTCTGGGGCTACATCGACGGCCGCGACGGCGCGCAGGCCGTCGAGAAGGCGCTCGCGCACGATGCGACCGGCTTCGACCGCTTCATCATCGCGGCGGCCGACACGGTCATGTCGCGCCCCAACGACGAGCTGATCGCCGAGGTGTTCCCCGGTGTCGAGGTGCGCGGCGAGGTCGGAGCGAACGAGACCCTGCTCTCGATCGACCACGCCCGCGAGGTGCTCGGCTACGCGCCCGAGCACTCCTGGCGCGACTCGCAGCGGGGCTGA
- a CDS encoding nucleoside hydrolase produces the protein MIPLLIDTDTAADDCFALLIGLLDPRADLRAVTMVAGNVGFDQQLHNAFLTIALAGRAGEVPVHLGARTPLLRPWVSATEVHGDGVGGIRRPEDSQRPEEEHAVDALIRLAAEHAGRLRIVAIGPLTNIALAARKDPSFVRNVERLTVMAGSLNGRGNITPAAEFNVYVDPEAAAIVTGAGFADLRFVTWDPLTLRDAVFDEGRIAEIAAAATPLSDFFVRANRATFDFDVRVGIDGSTHPDSLSVLLSLDEDLVLEERAYAVAVETDGRLTLGATVFDWTCTPETANATAVERIDGERFFAYVRDLMATTPPTPPEVRAAISA, from the coding sequence GTGATCCCTCTCCTCATCGACACCGACACCGCCGCCGACGACTGCTTCGCCCTGCTGATCGGGCTCCTGGATCCGCGCGCCGATCTGCGGGCGGTGACGATGGTCGCGGGGAACGTCGGCTTCGATCAGCAGCTCCACAACGCGTTCCTCACCATCGCGCTGGCCGGGCGCGCGGGAGAGGTGCCCGTCCACCTCGGCGCGCGCACTCCGCTCCTGCGCCCGTGGGTGAGCGCCACCGAGGTGCACGGCGACGGCGTCGGCGGCATCCGCCGGCCCGAGGACTCGCAGCGGCCCGAGGAGGAGCACGCCGTCGACGCCCTGATCCGACTGGCCGCGGAGCACGCGGGCCGACTGCGCATCGTGGCGATCGGCCCGCTGACCAACATCGCGCTCGCGGCGCGGAAGGACCCGTCTTTCGTGCGGAACGTGGAGCGGCTGACCGTGATGGCCGGGTCCCTCAACGGCCGCGGCAACATCACGCCCGCGGCGGAGTTCAACGTCTACGTCGATCCGGAGGCGGCCGCGATCGTCACCGGGGCGGGCTTCGCGGATCTGCGCTTCGTGACCTGGGACCCGCTGACCCTCCGCGACGCCGTCTTCGACGAGGGCCGGATCGCCGAGATCGCCGCGGCCGCGACTCCGCTGTCGGACTTCTTCGTGCGCGCCAACCGCGCCACCTTCGACTTCGACGTGCGCGTCGGGATCGACGGCTCGACGCACCCGGACTCGCTCTCGGTGCTGCTGAGCCTGGACGAGGACCTCGTGCTCGAGGAGCGCGCGTACGCGGTGGCGGTCGAGACCGACGGGCGGCTGACGCTCGGCGCGACCGTCTTCGACTGGACGTGCACGCCCGAGACGGCGAACGCGACGGCCGTCGAGCGGATCGACGGCGAGCGCTTCTTCGCCTACGTGCGGGACTTGATGGCCACCACTCCGCCGACCCCTCCCGAGGTGCGGGCGGCGATCAGCGCCTGA
- a CDS encoding nucleoside hydrolase, whose product MTAPRHLVVFDTDIGTDVDDALALAVLLGAREEVELLATTTVYGDTLLRARLAQRYAGLAGVRLDVHAGERDTLSGREVWWAGHEGTLHDGLDAEEVQEEPAVDALLRHVLARPGEVDVIAVGPLTDIAEAIRREPRFAGAVRHLWLMAGAFGTGATEHNVRSDADAARVVFGARLPTTVAGLEVTQRLAMRSEQVEAIAASGALGAALHRDIRQWWDFWSETWNVPHDPVAVLAMLRPELVTLSEPGTVTVVPGGDPVEDGLSVFTPDPEGTVRLVVDLDVDAVSEAIVAGVRAAGAGPLGLRR is encoded by the coding sequence ATGACCGCTCCCCGGCACCTCGTCGTCTTCGACACCGACATCGGCACGGACGTCGACGACGCCCTCGCCCTCGCCGTCCTCCTCGGTGCGCGGGAGGAGGTCGAGCTGCTCGCCACGACGACCGTCTACGGCGACACCCTCCTGCGCGCCCGCCTCGCGCAGCGCTACGCGGGGCTCGCCGGCGTGCGCCTGGACGTGCACGCGGGGGAGCGCGACACCCTCTCGGGGCGCGAGGTGTGGTGGGCGGGCCACGAGGGCACCCTGCACGACGGGCTCGATGCCGAGGAGGTGCAGGAGGAGCCGGCCGTCGACGCCCTCCTCCGCCACGTGCTCGCGCGGCCGGGCGAGGTCGACGTGATCGCCGTGGGGCCGCTGACCGACATCGCGGAGGCGATCCGGCGCGAGCCGCGCTTCGCCGGTGCGGTCCGCCACCTCTGGCTGATGGCGGGAGCGTTCGGCACGGGCGCGACCGAGCACAACGTCCGCAGCGACGCCGACGCGGCGCGGGTCGTCTTCGGCGCCCGCCTGCCGACGACCGTCGCCGGACTCGAGGTCACGCAGCGCCTCGCGATGCGCAGCGAGCAGGTCGAGGCGATCGCCGCCTCCGGTGCCCTCGGCGCCGCGCTGCACCGCGACATCCGCCAGTGGTGGGACTTCTGGAGCGAGACCTGGAACGTTCCGCACGACCCCGTCGCGGTCCTGGCGATGCTGCGACCCGAGCTCGTGACGCTCTCGGAGCCGGGCACGGTGACTGTCGTTCCCGGCGGCGACCCCGTCGAGGACGGCCTCAGCGTCTTCACCCCCGATCCCGAGGGCACCGTCCGGCTCGTCGTCGATCTCGACGTCGACGCCGTCTCGGAGGCGATCGTCGCGGGCGTGCGGGCGGCCGGTGCAGGGCCGCTCGGCCTCAGGCGCTGA
- a CDS encoding adenosine deaminase family protein — protein sequence MDLTSRHERATTWVDRSDPLARLAKVSLHDHLDGSVRPETLLALAAESGAPVPRRDPETLQHWFGNFAALEPGADWELLFGLTTSVMQTAPQLRRVAREYVAALAADGVVYAETRWAPEKHLARGLSMDEALAAVQDGLEAGMRDAAREGRPVLVRQILSIMRTARHGREVVETALRNRDAVVGLDLAGHEEGHPPAEHAKWFRLAAEHGLSLTVHAGEAAGVESILGALEHCSAQRIGHGARLAEDVAVDGARHPVGDVVAAWRRAGGGVAALELGPVAQRIVDERIPLELCPSSNSQPGGVVDTLAQHPIGLLATIGTAVTVHPDNRLISATSVTGELRLLVDRFGWGLADVERAQRTALAGGFADPELRERILEERLAPSFDAAC from the coding sequence ATGGACCTCACCTCGCGACACGAGCGCGCGACCACCTGGGTCGACCGCTCCGATCCGCTCGCCCGCCTCGCCAAGGTCTCGCTGCACGACCACCTCGACGGCTCGGTGCGGCCCGAGACCCTCCTCGCCCTCGCGGCCGAGAGCGGGGCGCCGGTGCCGCGCCGCGACCCGGAGACTCTGCAGCACTGGTTCGGGAACTTCGCGGCGCTCGAACCGGGCGCCGACTGGGAGCTGCTGTTCGGGCTGACGACCTCGGTCATGCAGACCGCTCCCCAGCTGCGCCGGGTCGCGCGGGAGTACGTCGCCGCGCTCGCCGCCGACGGCGTGGTCTACGCCGAGACCCGCTGGGCGCCCGAGAAGCACCTCGCCCGCGGCCTCTCGATGGACGAGGCGCTGGCGGCCGTGCAGGACGGGCTCGAAGCCGGGATGCGCGACGCCGCGCGGGAGGGCCGCCCGGTGCTGGTGCGGCAGATCCTCTCGATCATGCGCACGGCGCGGCACGGCCGCGAGGTCGTCGAGACCGCTCTGCGCAACCGCGACGCGGTCGTGGGACTCGACCTCGCCGGGCACGAGGAGGGGCATCCGCCCGCCGAGCACGCGAAGTGGTTCCGCCTCGCCGCCGAGCACGGGCTCTCGCTTACCGTGCACGCGGGCGAGGCCGCCGGCGTCGAGAGCATCCTCGGTGCGCTGGAGCACTGCTCCGCCCAGCGCATCGGGCACGGCGCCCGGCTCGCGGAGGACGTCGCGGTCGACGGCGCACGGCACCCGGTGGGCGACGTGGTCGCCGCGTGGCGCCGAGCGGGAGGCGGGGTCGCAGCGCTCGAGCTCGGCCCGGTCGCCCAGCGGATCGTCGACGAGCGCATCCCGCTGGAGCTGTGCCCGAGCTCGAACTCGCAGCCCGGCGGCGTGGTGGACACGCTCGCGCAGCATCCGATCGGACTGCTCGCCACGATCGGAACCGCCGTCACGGTGCATCCGGACAACAGGCTGATCTCGGCGACGAGCGTCACGGGCGAGCTGCGGCTGCTCGTCGACCGCTTCGGCTGGGGCCTCGCGGACGTCGAGCGGGCGCAGCGGACCGCGCTGGCGGGCGGGTTCGCGGACCCCGAGCTGCGCGAGCGGATCCTCGAGGAGCGGCTCGCCCCCTCCTTCGACGCGGCCTGCTGA
- a CDS encoding amidohydrolase family protein: MTRTLIVADHVLPDVEADELGPAVVAVEDGIVLSVDPLRGARPRGADVVDLGRSVVLPGLVNAHAHAPMMLFRGVSEGHSLLTLEGWLGAIRSLEEHLSPELLSASASVACAEMIGSGTTSFADQYLFAESYLAAIEDSGLRARVAYGIVELGDDAVRARELAAAESFVAASQEHPLVRGWVGPHAFFVDNQVVAMEAEVALAHRFGVGLHTHFATSGEEEDACRERYGRGALETMAGLGLFDVPLLLAHSNEIVVEDLALLAGSRASLVAAASVAMISGAAAPPFRQALDAGVNVAIGTDNLCGNNNADLFEELRTLGKLAAFAERRPNAITSRELLGLATWRGHRALGGAAEDGSLVPGAVADLIALPVEALHRGPVAAQSLHSALVYGASGFDTSDVMTAGRWLKRDGAVTTVDLAAAVEQRQRDHDILMERVRAG, from the coding sequence GTGACGCGCACGCTGATCGTCGCCGACCACGTGCTGCCCGATGTCGAGGCCGACGAGCTCGGCCCGGCGGTCGTCGCGGTCGAGGACGGCATCGTCCTCTCGGTCGATCCGCTGCGCGGTGCTCGCCCCCGCGGCGCGGACGTCGTCGACCTCGGCCGCTCCGTCGTGCTGCCCGGACTGGTGAACGCGCACGCCCACGCGCCGATGATGCTGTTCCGCGGCGTCTCGGAGGGGCACTCCCTGCTGACCCTCGAGGGCTGGCTCGGAGCGATCCGCTCGCTCGAGGAGCACCTCTCGCCCGAGCTCCTCTCGGCGTCGGCGTCGGTCGCCTGCGCCGAGATGATCGGCAGCGGTACGACGTCGTTCGCCGACCAGTACCTGTTCGCCGAGTCGTACCTCGCCGCGATCGAGGACTCGGGTCTGCGCGCCCGGGTTGCGTACGGCATCGTCGAGCTCGGCGACGACGCCGTCCGCGCCCGCGAGCTCGCCGCGGCGGAGTCGTTCGTCGCGGCCTCGCAGGAGCACCCGTTGGTGCGCGGCTGGGTCGGGCCGCACGCGTTCTTCGTCGACAACCAGGTCGTGGCGATGGAGGCCGAGGTCGCCCTCGCGCACCGGTTCGGCGTCGGACTGCACACGCACTTCGCCACGTCGGGGGAGGAGGAGGACGCCTGCCGCGAGCGCTACGGCCGCGGCGCGCTCGAGACGATGGCCGGGCTCGGCCTCTTCGACGTCCCCCTCCTGCTCGCCCACTCGAACGAGATCGTGGTCGAGGATCTGGCGCTGCTCGCCGGGTCGCGCGCGAGCCTCGTGGCCGCCGCCTCCGTCGCGATGATCAGCGGAGCAGCGGCCCCTCCGTTCCGGCAGGCTCTGGACGCTGGCGTCAACGTCGCGATCGGCACCGACAACCTCTGCGGCAACAACAACGCCGACCTGTTCGAGGAGCTGCGCACGCTCGGCAAACTGGCGGCCTTCGCCGAGCGCCGGCCGAACGCGATCACCTCCCGCGAGCTGCTCGGCCTCGCGACCTGGCGGGGGCACCGCGCCCTCGGCGGCGCCGCGGAGGACGGCTCGCTCGTCCCCGGAGCCGTCGCCGACCTGATCGCGCTCCCCGTCGAGGCCCTGCACCGCGGGCCCGTCGCGGCGCAGTCGCTCCACTCCGCGCTCGTCTACGGGGCGTCCGGCTTCGACACCTCCGACGTCATGACCGCCGGGCGCTGGCTCAAGCGCGACGGCGCCGTGACCACGGTCGACCTCGCGGCGGCGGTGGAGCAGCGGCAGCGCGACCACGACATCCTGATGGAGCGGGTGCGCGCGGGCTGA